In Candidatus Hydrogenedentota bacterium, a single window of DNA contains:
- a CDS encoding mechanosensitive ion channel, with protein MAETYTELETSAKEGLIERSLDAVQGRLAAVNKLIATLQQRQSLLQEHRNLKVQLHELEETTKESVQLDAPPPYSLAYLDQSIDLMKAKRLDLEAENTTLKAAKERAALERKAIDDAKTNLNRSNERLRTAGQDDHDAVAFEQDTAKLLLDLAQERLTTAAVEVERIESNISFCELELRIASKKMELIRKQTLFREQELNEILERQKQAVAGLDKELEKAREETEQHKKKLEDAEKNSGNELDPESKNKAKKNQHLIKMRIEASEAKIVILESLKKIEDGIEKLWQLRFDMHNSGHEASQDWERILSLLREQMDLFSKDMNASEQRANSLRGQVTALENNLRDWSGQDGEKRYIEDQLNILSERLLLRNRIQMRMNQAKALAERFIEETRSRQSSRPFKDILADYGRKAFTVVSLAFDREILEIGDESITGRKLFYMALILILGILLSRLLTRYIKNYALKRLKLRSNMVFVIAKLTNYVTFLIVVYLALNYVNIPLTIFAFMGGAVALGLGFGAQNLINNFLSGLILMGEQPIRLGDVVEIEGKMGTVTNIGTRASRLRMPTGYDILIPNSKILETSVINWTLTDSKVRRQVDVCVSYDAPAQEVSRLLLQAVMEQRNVLLDPEPAVFFEAFGDNGLEFTIYFWMEMKASVDIRKTLSDIRFRTATLFAENGVLFAYPQRDIHLDSINPVEIRLLQDRAQRHSDD; from the coding sequence ATGGCCGAGACCTATACGGAACTGGAGACTTCGGCGAAAGAAGGGCTGATCGAGCGATCCCTTGACGCCGTCCAAGGGCGGCTGGCCGCGGTTAACAAACTCATTGCTACGCTTCAACAACGGCAAAGCCTGTTGCAGGAACATCGTAACCTCAAAGTACAGCTCCATGAGCTGGAAGAAACGACCAAGGAATCGGTGCAGCTGGATGCGCCTCCCCCCTATTCCTTGGCGTACTTGGATCAAAGCATCGATCTGATGAAAGCGAAGCGCCTGGACCTGGAGGCGGAAAATACGACGCTAAAAGCGGCAAAAGAACGGGCCGCCCTGGAACGCAAAGCCATTGATGACGCCAAAACGAATCTCAACCGCAGCAATGAACGCCTGCGTACGGCAGGACAGGATGATCATGACGCCGTAGCTTTTGAACAAGACACCGCCAAACTGCTCCTCGATCTGGCACAAGAACGCTTGACCACTGCCGCCGTTGAAGTGGAACGGATAGAGAGCAATATTTCCTTCTGTGAATTGGAACTGCGCATAGCTTCCAAAAAGATGGAGCTGATTCGCAAGCAAACCCTTTTTCGCGAACAAGAATTAAACGAGATTTTAGAACGTCAGAAACAGGCTGTTGCCGGACTTGATAAAGAATTAGAAAAGGCGCGGGAAGAAACGGAGCAACACAAGAAGAAGCTGGAAGATGCGGAAAAAAACAGCGGGAATGAGCTTGATCCGGAAAGTAAAAACAAGGCAAAAAAGAATCAACATCTCATTAAGATGCGTATCGAAGCGTCAGAAGCAAAGATTGTTATTCTTGAATCCCTTAAAAAAATTGAAGACGGCATAGAAAAATTGTGGCAGTTACGCTTTGATATGCACAACTCCGGTCATGAAGCCTCTCAGGACTGGGAAAGGATCTTGTCTCTTTTGCGCGAGCAGATGGATCTTTTCAGTAAGGATATGAATGCGAGCGAACAACGGGCCAATAGTTTGCGCGGACAGGTCACCGCCTTGGAAAATAATTTGCGCGATTGGAGCGGTCAAGATGGTGAGAAACGGTACATCGAAGATCAACTGAACATCCTTTCTGAACGCCTCTTATTACGCAACCGCATACAGATGCGGATGAATCAGGCGAAAGCGTTGGCAGAACGGTTCATTGAAGAGACACGAAGCCGACAGTCATCTCGCCCTTTCAAAGATATACTGGCCGACTATGGTCGGAAAGCCTTTACCGTTGTTTCCCTCGCCTTCGACCGTGAAATATTGGAGATCGGCGATGAGTCCATTACGGGCCGCAAACTCTTTTACATGGCGTTAATTTTAATCTTAGGTATTTTGCTCAGCCGGCTCCTGACACGATACATAAAAAATTACGCGCTCAAACGGCTCAAGCTTCGCTCGAATATGGTCTTTGTGATTGCGAAGCTCACCAACTATGTAACCTTTCTCATCGTCGTCTATTTAGCACTCAATTATGTCAATATTCCGCTAACCATTTTTGCCTTTATGGGCGGCGCCGTCGCGTTGGGATTGGGCTTCGGCGCGCAAAACCTGATCAACAATTTCCTCAGCGGATTGATCTTAATGGGTGAGCAGCCCATACGCTTGGGCGATGTGGTGGAGATTGAAGGGAAAATGGGTACCGTGACCAATATCGGTACCCGCGCCTCCCGGTTGCGGATGCCCACAGGTTACGATATTCTGATCCCGAACAGTAAAATTTTGGAAACGAGTGTGATCAACTGGACCCTGACCGATTCTAAAGTCCGGCGGCAGGTGGATGTCTGTGTGTCCTATGATGCGCCCGCCCAAGAAGTGTCACGACTGCTCTTGCAAGCCGTGATGGAACAACGCAATGTCTTGCTTGATCCCGAGCCGGCAGTGTTCTTTGAAGCCTTTGGCGATAATGGTTTGGAATTCACCATTTATTTTTGGATGGAAATGAAAGCCTCCGTTGACATCCGCAAAACGCTCAGTGACATACGCTTCAGGACAGCTACCCTTTTTGCGGAAAATGGCGTTTTATTCGCCTATCCACAACGGGACATTCACTTGGACAGCATCAATCCTGTAGAAATCCGCTTGCTCCAAGACCGAGCGCAGCGCCACAGCGACGATTAA
- a CDS encoding beta-glucosidase, which yields MIFSKRNNAYKTILTVLLCLLCAALWGRAQGAPVSEEAKKLVAQMTLEEKLGIIVGDGNFVPGFVRNTQDAGQGMILEDQRSHPILPRLSIRTTAMSDGPAGLNREARKEGQEYFQYTTAFPTSTCLAATWNMDLVLAVGEAFGNEVLEYDYELILAPGVNLHRNPHDGRVFEYYSEDPLLSGKSAAAMILGLQSNGIGATPKHFLAHNQQTDRRTYNAVISQRALREIYLRGFEIAVKEGQPKCIMTSYNRMNGLYTAENPELLQTVTCEEWGFNGFFITDFDGLGSSVAKVRAGHNLLMSGNTEEYEELKKAIESKSFDEALLDERLARYIDFKLDSPRSHGHKPSHNPDLEAHAKIAEQGAKEGMVLLENKDNCLPLKGDETVGIFGKTSYAFNPYGTGSGEVRSLKHCISVYDGLKAAGLGVLEDMKDDYLAYIEKIKRDNLVPDYFDNPKMRKDNGIVDDQAPRHFKNRLVAFSREKELTREEISAYCERSATALITFGRSAGENYENGYLPITEREHQLLRDISEIYHSAGKKVIVVLNVVGVWETASWSDLADAILMAWLPGQEGGTAVAEILTGAVNPSGKLPDSFPLKYEDVPSAASFPGSPNYDSVNSYYNEGIYVGYRYYDSFNVPTAYPFGFGLSYTTFSYSDLKLSADQFQSKLQVSVTVENTGSVAGKEIVQLYLAAPTTQIEKPQQELKGFAKTVLLQPGEREVLHFELDERALASFWSGISAWVADQGSYEVRIGASSQDIRLKASFELAEDIVVEKVNDVLYPNVLLEELSRSES from the coding sequence ATGATTTTTTCGAAGCGTAACAATGCTTACAAAACAATTTTAACGGTTCTTTTATGTCTTCTTTGTGCGGCTCTCTGGGGGCGTGCCCAAGGAGCGCCCGTATCAGAAGAAGCGAAGAAGCTTGTAGCGCAAATGACTTTGGAAGAGAAGCTCGGTATTATTGTGGGGGACGGCAATTTTGTACCCGGCTTTGTTCGTAACACCCAAGACGCCGGTCAGGGTATGATTCTTGAAGATCAGCGATCCCATCCGATTTTGCCGCGCCTGTCCATTCGCACAACCGCCATGTCCGACGGCCCGGCGGGCTTGAACCGTGAGGCACGGAAAGAAGGACAAGAATATTTCCAATATACGACTGCTTTTCCAACCTCTACGTGCTTGGCGGCGACTTGGAACATGGACTTGGTTCTTGCCGTAGGCGAAGCCTTTGGTAATGAAGTGCTCGAATATGACTATGAACTCATTTTAGCGCCCGGTGTGAATTTACACCGCAACCCCCACGATGGCCGCGTCTTTGAATATTACTCCGAAGATCCGCTGCTCTCGGGTAAATCGGCTGCCGCCATGATTCTGGGGCTCCAATCCAACGGCATCGGCGCGACGCCCAAACATTTCCTCGCCCACAACCAACAGACCGATCGGCGCACCTATAACGCCGTTATCAGTCAACGAGCCCTGCGCGAAATCTATTTGCGCGGCTTTGAGATTGCGGTAAAAGAAGGGCAGCCCAAATGTATCATGACGTCCTACAACCGCATGAATGGATTGTATACGGCGGAGAATCCCGAACTACTGCAAACGGTGACCTGTGAAGAATGGGGGTTCAACGGTTTCTTTATTACGGATTTTGACGGGCTGGGAAGCTCGGTCGCTAAAGTGCGGGCGGGACATAATCTGTTGATGAGCGGAAACACGGAAGAATATGAAGAATTGAAGAAGGCCATCGAAAGTAAAAGCTTCGACGAAGCCCTTTTGGATGAGCGGCTCGCACGCTATATCGACTTTAAATTGGATTCGCCACGGTCACACGGTCATAAGCCTTCTCACAATCCAGACTTAGAAGCCCACGCGAAAATTGCGGAACAGGGAGCGAAAGAGGGCATGGTATTGCTCGAAAACAAAGACAACTGTCTGCCTCTTAAAGGTGATGAAACGGTCGGTATTTTTGGCAAGACTTCTTACGCATTCAATCCCTATGGCACGGGAAGCGGTGAAGTGAGAAGCCTGAAGCATTGTATTTCTGTCTATGACGGGTTGAAAGCTGCGGGGCTGGGCGTACTCGAAGATATGAAGGACGACTACCTCGCCTATATTGAAAAGATCAAGCGCGACAATCTGGTCCCTGATTATTTCGATAATCCCAAGATGCGCAAGGACAACGGTATTGTTGACGACCAGGCGCCCCGTCATTTTAAAAACAGGCTCGTTGCCTTCAGCCGCGAAAAAGAATTGACCCGCGAAGAAATCAGCGCCTATTGCGAACGCTCTGCCACGGCCTTGATCACCTTCGGCCGCAGTGCAGGTGAAAATTACGAGAACGGATATCTTCCCATCACGGAGCGTGAACACCAACTTCTCCGCGACATTTCCGAAATCTACCATAGCGCCGGCAAAAAAGTTATTGTTGTGCTCAATGTGGTGGGGGTGTGGGAGACGGCAAGCTGGAGCGATTTGGCGGATGCCATTCTCATGGCGTGGCTGCCCGGTCAGGAAGGCGGCACAGCCGTGGCAGAAATCTTAACGGGAGCGGTTAATCCTTCGGGGAAATTGCCCGATTCGTTCCCCCTGAAATATGAAGATGTGCCCTCTGCTGCAAGCTTCCCCGGTTCACCCAACTACGATTCTGTTAACTCCTATTATAACGAAGGCATCTATGTGGGCTATCGCTATTATGATTCCTTTAACGTGCCCACCGCCTATCCTTTCGGCTTCGGTTTGTCTTACACCACCTTTTCTTATTCAGATTTGAAACTAAGCGCCGACCAATTCCAGTCAAAGCTGCAGGTATCTGTGACGGTCGAAAATACCGGATCGGTGGCGGGCAAAGAAATAGTGCAGTTGTATTTGGCTGCGCCGACGACACAAATCGAGAAGCCCCAACAAGAGTTAAAGGGATTTGCGAAAACGGTCTTGTTGCAGCCCGGCGAACGCGAAGTCCTTCACTTTGAATTGGACGAACGAGCGCTTGCCTCTTTTTGGAGCGGTATCAGCGCATGGGTTGCCGATCAAGGCAGCTATGAAGTGCGTATCGGCGCTTCTTCTCAAGACATACGGCTGAAGGCGTCTTTTGAACTCGCAGAAGATATTGTGGTGGAAAAAGTCAACGACGTGCTCTATCCCAATGTCCTCTTAGAAGAGCTGAGCCGGTCGGAATCCTGA